A single region of the Anaerococcus urinomassiliensis genome encodes:
- the rpoZ gene encoding DNA-directed RNA polymerase subunit omega: MNNPSFKKLSEISPSRYDICMMVSKRARRIVSGSAPLTKKLEAKPVTQALNEVVEGKVCKK, from the coding sequence ATGAATAATCCGTCTTTTAAGAAGCTATCAGAAATAAGCCCAAGTAGATACGACATCTGTATGATGGTATCAAAAAGGGCAAGAAGAATTGTTAGTGGTTCTGCTCCACTAACTAAAAAACTTGAGGCAAAACCTGTAACACAAGCCCTAAACGAAGTAGTTGAAGGTAAAGTTTGTAAGAAATGA